The stretch of DNA GCATTCCCCTTATCAGAAGGGCAAATATCCCTCCAATAGCACTCATAGGAATCGCTGTAAAAATCAAAGCAGCCTGTTTCAGAGAGTGGAAAGTAAAATATAATAATAAGAAAATCAACAATAATGATATTGGTACTGCAACCGTAAGACGCTGTGTTGCTTCCTGCAGATTTTCAAATTGTCCACCATAGGTAAAATAATATCCGGCGGGTAATTTAATATCTTTTTCAAGTTTCGCCTGAATATCTTTAACCACACTTTGCACATCACGCCCTTTTACATTAAATCCGACTACAATTCTACGCTTTGCCTGTTCCCGGCTGATTTGTGCCGGTCCTAATTTATAACTAACATTGGCTACCTGCGAAAGTGGAATCTGCGCTCCTGTTTTGGTGTTAATCATCAGATTATTCACATCATCAATATTAGTTCTGTTCAGACTATCTAAACGAACGACCAAATCAAAACGTCTTTCGTTCTCAAAAACCTGCCCGGTGCTTTTCCCTGCAAAGGCAGTACTTAAAGCATTATTGATATCTTCGATATTCATTCCGTAATTAGCAATCCTCGTTCTGTCATAAGTCACATTGATCTGAGGAAGCCCACTTACTCTTTCGATTTGTGGAGCGTTCGCCCCATCAACAGTTTGGATTACTTTTCCCACTTTCTCTGCATAAATTGCAAGAGAATCAAGGTTTTCTCCAAAAATTTTAACGGCAACATCTTGTCTGATCCCAGTCATCAATTCGTTGAAACGCATTTGAATCGGCTGATTTCTTTCAAAATATACCCCCGGAATAGCTTCCAGTTTTGCGCTGATTTCATCTCCTAATTCCTCATATGATTTCTTTGTCTTCCATTCACTTTGTGGTTTTAGCACAACAATGATATCAGATGCTTCAGGAGGCATTGGGTCAGTAGGTACTTCCGCTGATCCTGTTTTGCCCACGACCAATTTCACCTCATCGAATGACTTAATGATCCTGGAAGCCTGCATGGAAGTTTCCAAACTCTGGCTTAATGAGCTTTGCTGTGGCAAAATACATTGAAATGCATAATCTCCTTCCTGTAATTGTGGAATAAACTCTCCTCCCATTCCTCTGAATATAAGAACGGCAATAATAAAAATAGAGATCGTTATAGAGACAATCAAAAACTTCAAACGAAGGGCTTTTTGTAACAAAGGTTGATAAACTCCTTGAAGGAAGTCCATGATTTTGTCACTGATTGTTTTTTTATGGCTAATATTTTTTGACAGGAACAATGAGCTTACCATTGGAATATAAGTAACAGATAAAATGGTAGCTCCGATAATAGCAAATCCTACGGTTTTTGCCATCGGCGTAAACATTTTACCTTCTACTCCTGCCAAAGAAAGAATCGGAATATAAACGATAAGAATAATGACTTGTCCAAAAATAGCACTATTCATCATTTTGGATGCCGCAGTTCCTACTTCTTTATCCATCTGGACTTGAGTAAGCCTTCCTTTATTCTTATCATGCAATAAATGCAATGTTGCTTCTACAATAATAACCGCCCCATCGACAATAAGCCCAAAGTCAATTGCACCCAAACTCATAAGATTGGCGCTTACTCCGAAAACATTCATCATTCCCAACGCAAATAATAAAGAAAGTGGAATCGCTGACGCCACAATAAGTCCGGCTCTAAGATTCCCAAGAAAAACAACAAGGACGAAAATCACAATTAATGCCCCCTCTACCAGGTTCTTTTCTACCGTTTTCATAGCTCTTCCAACGAGATCAGTCCGGTCAATGAAAGGCTCAATCACCACATCATCCGGAAGAGATTTTTGAATCGTTGGTATTTTAGCTTTCACATTGTTCACTACCTCGTTACTGTTGGCTCCTTTCAACATCATCACTACTCCACCCACAGCATCTACTTTTCCGTTATAGGTCATCGCGCCATATCGAACGGCACTTCCAAAACGAACATCTGCTACATCTTTTATATAAACAGGAATACTTCCGGTTTCATTTTTCACCGCAATATTCCTGATATCTTCTAATGACGTGACCATCCCGACTCCCCGAATAAAGTAAGCATTCGGCTTTTTATCGATATAGGCTCCTCCGGTATTCTGATTATTTTTCTCTAATGCGGTAAAAATATCAGAAATACTAACTCCCATCCCTTTCAAACGGTTGGGATTAATCGCTACTTCATACTGCTTTAACTCACCTCCAAAACTGTTGATTTCTGCAACACCCGGAGTTCCGTTAAGCTGTCTTCGAACAATCCAGTCCTGCATCGTACGCAGATCTTTGGTACTGTATTTTTTCTCACTCCCTTTTTTCGGGTGCAAAATATATTGATAGATTTCTCCTAATCCTGTACTTACAGGAGCCAGTTCCGGAATTCCCACTCCTTTCGGAATTTCTTCCACAGCCTGTTTTAACTTTTCACTAATAAGCTGCCGGGCAAAATAGACATCTACATCTTCTTTAAAAACTACGGTAATAACGGAAAGTCCAAATCTTGAAATACTTCTCATATCCTGAATATCAGGAACATTGGCAATACTCTGCTCAATGGGAAAAGTAACCAATTGCTCTACTTCCTGGCCAGCAAGCGTAGGGCACACTGTAATAATCTGCACCTGATTATTTGTAATATCAGGCACTGCGTCTATGGGTAGTCTGGTAGCACTCCACACTCCCCAAATAATCAACAACAAGGTCATGATACCTACAATGAACTTGTTTTTGATACTGAATTTTATGATTTTATCTAACACAAATAAGATTTATTTTTATTGAAAATACATGCACTGGGGCATTTTAAATGTCATGTGCAAAAATATCATGAAGTTCCTTGCAATGGAATTGCAAAGTTTCACGTAAGCTCAGAAAGCATTACTTTCTAACGTCAACAAAAATTAAATTTTAGGGGGCTGCCAGATATGGTTGTATACCTGATAAGCAAAATCGTGTTTCTGGAAAAGGATCTTTTTTGAAAAATATGCGTGAACCTGCTCCGGAATACTTATCGTCGGTTCCATTTTAAAAGCTGTAACTGCTATTTGACAGCAGTTGCAAATACATAATGGAGAGCATACATCACCTTCATCTTTTGAATGAGACTTTTCAATACTTAATGAAAAGCTCGTTTTAGACGACCCCGATTGTTTATGCGCATCTTCGCATGGCACCATCGTTAATGCCATAAAGTAAAATGCTAAAATCAATCTTAAAAAGTTCATTTTGACAAAGGTAGAGTTTTTTTATTAAAAAAATATTAAATCAAATGGTTCTAAACCAGTTTGGGGAATAAGTATTCCCACATCTTACCTGTTCTCCTTACAAATACCACTCCATTATCAGAATATTTTAAAATAAAATTAATTTTTTTCTATCTTTTTTAGATAACAACACAAATACAGCTCAGAAAATCAGCTTAATATATATTTCTAATTCAATTATCTTCCTAAGCATTTAAATTATTTATTATCATAAAATATGATCTCTTTATTATTAAGTTTCAATAATTTTACATTTGAAAACATCATGATGATTCTCTTTTGAATATGAATAATAAATCCACGTTCCAATTAGTACTAAGTATTTTATTTTTAGCAATAATCTACATCTTGTCAGTTGCCAGCGATCCCTCTTTAGGGGATAGTCTCATTTTCACCATACAAGGCTACCATGGATTCAGCTTTGATTCAAATGCAACGAATCATTTACTATTTTCTAATTTTTTAGCATTCATTCATATACTGCTTCCTTTTATTAATGTTCATTTCCTTTTTGTTGGGGTCAGTATATTATCTGGTTTATTATTCCTTTTCTATTTGCAAAAACTATTAGAGATTTCAGAGGTTTCATCAAGGTCTTCTATCCTATGTATTTTACTCATGGGATTGTCATTTACCTTTTGGAGACAATCAATAATTACTGAAGTCTATACCTTTTATCTGCTATTTGTTGTTTTATTTCTTATTCACGTATTCAAATTCATTCAGGAAAAGAAATCAAAACATTTTTATAGAGTCTCTTTTTTCTTTGGTCTTCTTTTTTTAATACACATTCAAACCATTCTTTTTATACCATTGTACTGTTATTTAATTTTTAAGAATTCAAAAACTCTTAAAAATCATCTTTTATATGGGCTATTGATCACCATAGGTTTATTTTTAGTTTTATTAATCCCTCCATTATTAGGGCATCATTCGTTTATTGCTATATTCACTAATCCCGACTATACAGAATCTATTTTTAATCTTGATTTAAAAGTCATCTCTAAAAGCATCCTAAAAAATTCAGGTATTCTAATATATAACTTCCTATTTTTCATCATCTTTATATTTTGGGGATTTAAAAATAAAAAACTTCTGGATTATTTCATTGTAGGCGCTTTACCTTTTATTGCCTTCTGCATAAAACATAATGTATCAGACATTTATGTATTCCACTTGGTTCTCTATATTTTCATTCTCATCTTAATAGGAAGAGGATTAGATCGATTCCCCAAAATATACGTAGTAGCTCCATTAATACTACCGTTAATATATTTCCTCTCTTATAAAATCGTAAAAGAAACTCCTACTGGTGAACAATTAGAAAAAGAAAAAGAATATAAAGGAGGAGTCAGATATATGCTATTTCCTCCTCTTAATAAAAATCCCGACTTGAATTACTTTATTATTAAATACAAAGAAGATTCATTATATAAAGACCCTTTCTTAAAAAGCCTATACTCAGATGTTATTGAATGGGAGAAAATTAAAAATAACTATAGCAAAAAGTAGGGCGTTTGATTTACTTTTCTAAAAGTGAAGTATAATATAAGTAGTATTTTCTATATCAATATCTGCTTTTTATATATCATGTTATAAACTCAATTTGGGAATAATCGGCCTACATCCTCTTTCTTTTTCCATATCGAATAAACCCTACTAGAATATTTTTCAAAAAGAATAAGATTAATGTTGATTTTTTTCTTTTTTAGTTAAAAAAAACACAAATACTATCAGAAAATCAAATTATTACACATTTTAATTCCACTTACAGTGAACATTTAATATTTTTGCAAAAAACACAAATAAAATTTGATCACTGTATGCAAAATAATTATTCTCTATTTATAACCCTTAATACATTCTCATTGTAATACTTTGTATATTCCTGATGGGGGGGGGATTTATTCTTTTCATTTCTATTAAGATCTAATCTTTTTGATCATCCTAATCCAAAACTTCAGGACTACAATACTTTATCCATATAAATAATTAAAAATATAAATCTATATAAATGAAACAAATTTTACTCACTGCTCTTATTCTATCTGCTAATCTAAGTTTTGCTCAAGTAGCTACCTCCTTAAGAGTCCAAGATGCCAGAGACACGAATAATCTGCCATCTACTTATAATTTTGAGGTCAAAGCAGAATTTAAAAGTAGAGATGCTATCAATGCACCAGGAGCTGGTAGATTTTCAGGTCTGTTAACTATTGCTCCATGGAAAGATAATACCGGAAATAAGCATCATCAATTAAATTTTAATGATGGTGGAATATTTTACAGGAATGCTCTACCGAATGACCCACAATGGGGGAATTGGGGTAAATTGCTTATTGAATCAAGTGAAGGACAAGTAAGAATAGGGCAAAATGATACTGATACGAATAACAATTCTATTGCTGCATTGAGAATTTATAGAACTGAAGGTGCTGCGTTAGAAGTTGCTAATTCTTTGGGAGTATTTCAGATTGGGAAGTCCTCTTGTAATGGATGTTTCTCTCCTCATGCAGAGCCTGGTGATACTGTATTGAGAAATTTAGGAAATACTCATAATATCATTATTGCTATGCCCAATAATAGAAACGATGGAAGTTCATACATAGGACTTAATGATGGAGCGAACGGAACATGGATTAAATTTTTCAATAACGGAATTGCCAGATTTAATGGTAAAATATTAGCTAAAGAAGTTGAAGTAAAAGCCAATGTGTGGGCAGATTATGTTTTCAAAAAAGGATATCAACTTCGCTCTCTGGAAGAAGTAGAACAGCATATTGAAGAAAAAGGACATTTACCCAATATTCCATCTGCGGATGAAGTCGTAAAAAATGGGATCAATGTAGCAGAAATGGACGCAAAACTCCTGGAAAAGATTGAAGAACTTACGTTATATTCTATTGAACAGAATAAACAGCTGAAGTCCCAGTCTGAAGAAATTAAAGAACTTAAAAAACAAGTTCAGCAGCTTATTTCCATTCAAAAATAATCTACCCCGACATGAAAAGAAAATTACTTTCCCTATCCTCATTGTTAATAGGATTCTTTGGTTTTTCTCAAACTGTAGTTTATTTCAAATATGATGAAGCAGGAAACCAAACATACAGAGGGCCTAATATCAATGCTAAAAAAGCTACGGAAGAACTAAAACCTGAAATACAAGAAAAACCAGCTTCTATACAACAGAGTACTGCAATGGATGAAAAGACATTTTGGAAACAGATCAGGCTCTACCCTGTTCCGGTTAATGATGTTCTTACCATAGACTGGACTGACCAAGCAGATGAATTGATAGAATCTGTTTCACTTTACCAGCATAGTACTGTTCACTGGAAATTCCAGCAACAAAATATACCAAGCTTAAATAAGCAATTAAAAATCAATATGTCCGGTTTTGAATGGGGGGTCTATGTTCTTCGCTTTACCTTGAAGGACGGAAGGGTATTCAGTAAAAATATTACGAAGAGATAGCAGATGTCAGGTCGCAGGTTATAGATAACAGGCAGCAGGAATATTGAGATCTACCGTCAGATCGAGTGAAATTTTCGCAGCGTAGCGAAGAATAATTTTGCATTGAGATCTGATTGTATTACCAAATGACACCACCGTCACACAATCATAATTATCAAAAAACTTATGAAATTTTTATATTCATTCATTATATCATTAAGCTCAGTTTTAAGCTTTTCACAAACCATACTCTACCAACAGGAAAGTACATCACGAACAGTACAGGACCCACAGGCAGTAGTATTGGCACAAGGATTCAGAGCTGCAGCCAGTACTTCCAACCCATTTATAGCTAAGATTGGTCCTGCTACAGAAAACCCAGGAGGAGGGCCTACAGATTCTAATGCGGGAGCAAATAATCCATCGGGAACAACCACACCTCCAAACCAGAGTTTTCATGATACGAAAGGAAATATCGAAGTTAATGGAGCTGGGCAATTACAATTTACTTTACCTATTGCTTTACCGCCCGGTGTAAAAAGTGCAGCTCCACAGATTAATCTTGTTTATTCAAGTGATTCTGGAAACGGGGTTGCGGGATATGGTTGGAATTTATCTGGGATAACTTCTATTTCCAGAACTGGAAAAAATATAGAAAAAGATGGAGAGGTAAAAAGCATCCAGATTGATTATTCCGACTATTACAGCTTCAATGGTCAAAGATTGATTTTAAAGTCTGGAGAATATGGAAAAGATGGTGCAGAATATGTTACAGAGAAGTATTCCAACATCAAGATTAAGTCCCTGGGCAACATGCCAAACTGGAAGCAGCCAGAATATTGGGAGGTAACCTTCGAAGATGGCTCTCAGGCCTGGTATGGGGGAACCGCTCCCGGTTTGAATAATGCCACTAACCGTTTAGGGTTTAGTATAGTAAAGTGGAAAGATGCACAGGGAAACATCATCAATTATAGCTATGATCAGGAAAATAATGTCAACATAATAAAATCTATAACCTGGGGTGGAAATGAAAACCTAGGAACTGCTTCTTTTAATGAAATCATATTCAATTATAGTGATAGAAATATTTCTGAAGGAGCGTACATCAATGGCCCCGGAACTTTGTTTACCCAAACAAAGATTTTAAAAGACATTATTGTAAAAACAAATGGACAGCTCTTCAAGAAATATGTACCAGAATATATAACGGATTCTATAGGATACCAGTACGTTAAAAAGATTACTGAATCTAACTCAACAGGCGAGTCGGCAAATCCAATTGTATTTGATTATCCCACTCAAAACCCAGCTTCCATCAGCGGTTGGAATATAGATAGCCAGGCTTTGTTTGATAAAATTAAATTTACGGGAGACTTTAATGGAGATGCCTACCTGGATTTTGTCATGACTGACGGGACTATAAAACTGGGGGTTTTTAATGATGATTTTAATGTTGTTCAAACCAATAAAACATTCAATTCCAGCTCGATAGTTGTTAACACATTCCTAGATGAAACAAAAAAAGTAGTTAATGGTAACGGGATTGCAGAATATGAAGACGGTAAGATTTCTGTATATACTTTTAGAAACAATACTTTTATCAAAGTATTCGAAAAACTGATTTATCAAACAACATGTACAACATG from Chryseobacterium piperi encodes:
- a CDS encoding DUF6660 family protein, producing MNFLRLILAFYFMALTMVPCEDAHKQSGSSKTSFSLSIEKSHSKDEGDVCSPLCICNCCQIAVTAFKMEPTISIPEQVHAYFSKKILFQKHDFAYQVYNHIWQPPKI
- a CDS encoding T9SS type A sorting domain-containing protein, whose translation is MKRKLLSLSSLLIGFFGFSQTVVYFKYDEAGNQTYRGPNINAKKATEELKPEIQEKPASIQQSTAMDEKTFWKQIRLYPVPVNDVLTIDWTDQADELIESVSLYQHSTVHWKFQQQNIPSLNKQLKINMSGFEWGVYVLRFTLKDGRVFSKNITKR
- a CDS encoding CusA/CzcA family heavy metal efflux RND transporter translates to MLDKIIKFSIKNKFIVGIMTLLLIIWGVWSATRLPIDAVPDITNNQVQIITVCPTLAGQEVEQLVTFPIEQSIANVPDIQDMRSISRFGLSVITVVFKEDVDVYFARQLISEKLKQAVEEIPKGVGIPELAPVSTGLGEIYQYILHPKKGSEKKYSTKDLRTMQDWIVRRQLNGTPGVAEINSFGGELKQYEVAINPNRLKGMGVSISDIFTALEKNNQNTGGAYIDKKPNAYFIRGVGMVTSLEDIRNIAVKNETGSIPVYIKDVADVRFGSAVRYGAMTYNGKVDAVGGVVMMLKGANSNEVVNNVKAKIPTIQKSLPDDVVIEPFIDRTDLVGRAMKTVEKNLVEGALIVIFVLVVFLGNLRAGLIVASAIPLSLLFALGMMNVFGVSANLMSLGAIDFGLIVDGAVIIVEATLHLLHDKNKGRLTQVQMDKEVGTAASKMMNSAIFGQVIILIVYIPILSLAGVEGKMFTPMAKTVGFAIIGATILSVTYIPMVSSLFLSKNISHKKTISDKIMDFLQGVYQPLLQKALRLKFLIVSITISIFIIAVLIFRGMGGEFIPQLQEGDYAFQCILPQQSSLSQSLETSMQASRIIKSFDEVKLVVGKTGSAEVPTDPMPPEASDIIVVLKPQSEWKTKKSYEELGDEISAKLEAIPGVYFERNQPIQMRFNELMTGIRQDVAVKIFGENLDSLAIYAEKVGKVIQTVDGANAPQIERVSGLPQINVTYDRTRIANYGMNIEDINNALSTAFAGKSTGQVFENERRFDLVVRLDSLNRTNIDDVNNLMINTKTGAQIPLSQVANVSYKLGPAQISREQAKRRIVVGFNVKGRDVQSVVKDIQAKLEKDIKLPAGYYFTYGGQFENLQEATQRLTVAVPISLLLIFLLLYFTFHSLKQAALIFTAIPMSAIGGIFALLIRGMPFSISAGIGFIALFGVAVLNGIVLIGTFNELEKEGEKDIFKRVIEGTKTRLRPVLMTATVASLGFLPMAISTGAGAEVQKPLATVVIGGLISATFLTLFVLPMLYIIFNTKIPLKKIKVKPLTPVIILGFLMMGQLANAQSKTLTVEQAVETAVANNLALKSKDLSIESAVALKPTAKELPKMNFNAQLGQYNSPTFDQSFAISQSIPFPTIFKARKELITETIKSRQIDKEVSANELVKQVRSYYYQIEYLQYNRAQLKNLDSLYRDFIRIATVRFKAGDIKKIEISTAETQQGEINLLLNQNQVFLDNAYKNLKTLLNTAEDLEVPFNGNYEPLKAGNILDNKVVDNNPTIRAFYQEMEIAERNMKVEKAQGLPEFSLGYTNQSLTGSYPVGGREVFYNSGNRFSFVNLGVAIPLTFGATKARIKSLEYQKQVAETNARYQKDQLSTQLQNALTQYQQDTQQYNYYVGQAIPNAEKIVKAAQLGYRTGEITYVEYLFALQTATNIQLKYLESIQQVNQSVVTINSIINK
- a CDS encoding protein O-mannosyl-transferase family, which codes for MNNKSTFQLVLSILFLAIIYILSVASDPSLGDSLIFTIQGYHGFSFDSNATNHLLFSNFLAFIHILLPFINVHFLFVGVSILSGLLFLFYLQKLLEISEVSSRSSILCILLMGLSFTFWRQSIITEVYTFYLLFVVLFLIHVFKFIQEKKSKHFYRVSFFFGLLFLIHIQTILFIPLYCYLIFKNSKTLKNHLLYGLLITIGLFLVLLIPPLLGHHSFIAIFTNPDYTESIFNLDLKVISKSILKNSGILIYNFLFFIIFIFWGFKNKKLLDYFIVGALPFIAFCIKHNVSDIYVFHLVLYIFILILIGRGLDRFPKIYVVAPLILPLIYFLSYKIVKETPTGEQLEKEKEYKGGVRYMLFPPLNKNPDLNYFIIKYKEDSLYKDPFLKSLYSDVIEWEKIKNNYSKK